TGTTTGCCAGCGCAGGGCATACCGGCGCATGTTCGGCAGGGCGTGCCCCCGATACGCCAGGTACAGCAGGTCACCGGCTGCGTTTTTCGTGGCCGCCACTCGCAGATTCACACCGTAGATGCGGGTCTGGCGATGCCAGACCCTGACTTCACCCACCTGAAGGTTCTTGAAGACCGCCCAGACCGGCATGCCGTGCGCGCCGATCGTGGCGCGAGCTGGAAGACGAATGCAGGGTGCAACCCCGTGCTGGTCGAGGAATCGAAACCAGTGCCGCCCAATGAATTCACGATCTGCGAGCAGGCACCGGATCTCCCGATCTGGGCAGAGCTTCAGGAAGCGCTCCACGAGCGCTTCCCGGACACAGGAACGACTGGCCCCACCGTGCGGGAGCAGTGTCCACATCAGCGGCAAACTGAACCCGTTCCACAC
The Deinococcus radiotolerans genome window above contains:
- a CDS encoding IS4 family transposase — translated: VWNGFSLPLMWTLLPHGGASRSCVREALVERFLKLCPDREIRCLLADREFIGRHWFRFLDQHGVAPCIRLPARATIGAHGMPVWAVFKNLQVGEVRVWHRQTRIYGVNLRVAATKNAAGDLLYLAYRGHALPNMRRYALRWQTENLHAALKTRGFNLEDTGLTRAERVSSLLTVVSVAFIWACVTGEVMARRTATKVKKHGHRAVSVFRLGLDHLQDLLL